A single genomic interval of Zobellia nedashkovskayae harbors:
- a CDS encoding glutamine--tRNA ligase/YqeY domain fusion protein produces the protein MSEAVESLNFIEHIVEEDLKNGYSEKDLRFRFPPEPNGYLHIGHASSICLNFGLGLRYNAPVNLRFDDTNPAKEEQEYVDAIKKDVEWLGFKWDTERYASDYFQQLYDWAIELIKQGKAYVDEQSSEDMAIQKGTPTQEGTNSPFRDRSVEENLTIFQQMKDGKFAEGTHVLRAKIDMASSNMLMRDPIMYRVLHKAHHRTNTDWCIYPMYDWTHGESDYIEQVSHSFCTLEFAMHRELYDWFLDQVTDTKKLRPKQREFARRNLSHTVVSKRKLLQLVENNVVTGWDDPRMSTISGLRRRGYTPESIRNFVDTIGIAKRDNLIDVSLLEFHLRDHLNKISPRVMGVLDPVKVVITNYPEGEVEWLDTENNPEDASAGTRQIPFTREIYIEKEDFREEANRKFFRLKLGGEVRLKSGYIIKAESCTKDTDGNITEIQCTYDPKSKSGSGTEESLRKVKGTLHWVSVAHALKAEVRLYDRLFTDESPDTHKDKDFMEFINPDSLKVITGFLEPSLSQAKSGDRFQFQRLGYFCVDPDSTNDKLVFNKTVGLRDTWAKIQNK, from the coding sequence ATGAGCGAGGCAGTTGAGTCGTTAAATTTCATTGAACATATTGTTGAAGAGGACTTAAAAAACGGTTATTCGGAAAAGGATTTGCGCTTTCGTTTTCCACCGGAACCAAACGGCTATTTACACATTGGCCATGCAAGCTCTATCTGTTTAAATTTTGGACTAGGATTACGGTATAATGCACCTGTTAATTTAAGGTTCGATGATACCAATCCGGCAAAAGAAGAACAAGAGTATGTAGATGCTATAAAAAAAGATGTGGAATGGTTGGGTTTTAAATGGGATACTGAACGGTATGCATCTGATTATTTTCAGCAATTATATGATTGGGCCATTGAACTTATTAAACAAGGAAAGGCGTATGTAGACGAGCAGTCTTCTGAAGACATGGCTATCCAAAAAGGGACACCAACACAAGAAGGAACTAACAGTCCATTTAGAGATCGTTCTGTAGAAGAGAATCTCACTATCTTTCAGCAAATGAAAGATGGAAAATTCGCTGAGGGAACACATGTACTTCGTGCAAAAATTGATATGGCATCTTCTAACATGTTGATGCGTGACCCTATTATGTACAGAGTACTTCATAAAGCGCATCATCGCACAAATACCGATTGGTGTATTTATCCAATGTATGACTGGACACACGGGGAGAGTGATTATATAGAACAAGTTTCGCATTCATTTTGTACGTTAGAGTTTGCCATGCACCGTGAGCTTTATGATTGGTTTTTGGACCAAGTTACAGACACTAAAAAGTTACGTCCTAAACAACGTGAATTTGCACGTAGGAATCTTAGTCATACAGTTGTTAGTAAACGAAAGTTGCTACAATTGGTAGAAAATAATGTGGTAACTGGTTGGGATGACCCTAGAATGAGTACTATTTCTGGTTTACGTAGACGGGGTTATACACCAGAGTCTATCCGTAATTTTGTTGATACAATAGGTATTGCCAAACGGGATAACCTTATAGATGTTTCTCTTTTAGAATTCCATTTACGTGATCATTTGAATAAAATTTCACCTAGAGTTATGGGTGTTTTAGATCCAGTAAAGGTGGTAATTACAAATTATCCAGAAGGAGAAGTGGAGTGGTTAGATACAGAAAACAATCCTGAAGATGCTTCAGCGGGCACGCGCCAAATACCTTTTACCAGAGAAATTTATATTGAAAAGGAGGATTTTAGGGAAGAAGCAAATCGTAAGTTTTTCCGCTTAAAACTAGGAGGTGAGGTTAGATTAAAATCTGGATATATTATAAAGGCGGAAAGTTGCACGAAAGATACCGATGGGAATATTACTGAAATTCAATGTACATATGACCCTAAGAGTAAAAGTGGTAGTGGTACGGAAGAGAGCCTTCGTAAAGTAAAAGGTACTTTACATTGGGTATCTGTTGCTCATGCTTTAAAAGCCGAGGTTAGACTATATGACCGATTATTTACAGATGAAAGTCCGGATACACATAAGGACAAGGACTTTATGGAATTCATAAACCCAGATTCATTAAAAGTGATTACTGGATTTTTAGAACCTAGTCTTTCACAAGCAAAATCTGGAGATCGTTTTCAATTTCAACGTTTGGGTTATTTTTGTGTTGACCCAGATTCAACTAACGATAAATTGGTTTTTAATAAAACGGTTGGCCTAAGAGACACTTGGGCCAAAATTCAGAATAAATAG
- a CDS encoding T9SS type B sorting domain-containing protein: MRQKRINIPRTILTALLVLLTTQISAQIALQAPVPADNPNLSGTNTWPRACADTDFNEFFVTIEWAGAANSDNSFILELSDPNGSFGSPLELSTVSDQNSNNEFTTSFILPDNTRGANYMMRVRSTSPASTGMASAGYSMYYLGFDTNLHMSPDGDGTTPGSLQACGSTQITLTVDNIPAADLNTYQYSWYRSGTKLSDNGPSIVTDGTGEYFVFIDYGDCTGSANTESNHIIINSGTSTGIAINTPTTTALCAGDTVAPLEANVQDATYIYTWYKDGTEIQASQVGGFTYTIDTTDPAFVGDYTVEVKGTGICTETSAAVTITNSGAFTVTRNNNANLVVLPSQSQTLSITTSANSPTYEWFRNGTPIPSSNNSSLTVSQAGTYHAAITQTGGTCSSTTVNSEETEIVAPTAFKTEIAYATSYESCTSTSIALTVDKIYAVLTDSSEIDVTADVASSFTYQWQKDGTNVVGETSQSISLTNSDENGDYTVNTDLSGMATTSNNLPVQLASEALTISSTSTVYCSSSDVITISTTTDLTSETFDWERDGEAINSTDSSLSVTQQGTYRLVIRKGTCSQVSNEISIIPLDPELITLDVDGDVIFPEGSSKTVNANGGTAYRWLDANNIEISSSSSATFTTEGNYLLIANIDNCEISKPITVTYLDLFNIPNVITPNGDGANDQWILPNSYSNKSDVRVIIYNAQGEEVLNSTNYQNNWPESSISFAKQNMVFYYVVKNDSETLKQGTITVIR, encoded by the coding sequence ATGAGACAGAAAAGAATTAACATTCCGCGAACAATTTTGACAGCATTATTAGTGCTGCTCACCACACAAATCTCTGCGCAAATTGCATTGCAAGCACCAGTGCCTGCTGATAACCCCAATCTATCGGGAACGAACACTTGGCCAAGAGCATGTGCAGATACTGACTTTAACGAGTTCTTTGTTACCATAGAATGGGCTGGAGCCGCAAATTCCGATAATTCATTTATACTAGAGCTATCCGATCCTAATGGTTCGTTCGGTAGTCCTTTAGAACTTTCAACTGTAAGCGATCAAAATAGTAATAACGAGTTTACTACTAGTTTTATCCTTCCTGATAATACCAGAGGTGCTAATTATATGATGCGCGTACGAAGTACTAGTCCTGCATCAACAGGAATGGCATCCGCTGGATACTCCATGTACTATTTAGGTTTTGATACCAACTTACACATGAGTCCGGATGGTGATGGAACTACCCCTGGAAGTTTACAAGCTTGCGGTAGCACACAAATTACTTTAACCGTAGATAACATACCGGCTGCAGATTTAAATACCTATCAGTATTCTTGGTACAGAAGCGGTACAAAACTTTCTGATAACGGGCCATCTATAGTAACAGATGGAACGGGGGAATATTTTGTTTTTATAGATTACGGTGATTGTACAGGTTCTGCTAATACAGAGTCTAATCATATCATTATTAATTCTGGTACAAGTACAGGCATTGCAATTAACACGCCTACAACCACTGCCTTGTGTGCAGGAGATACTGTTGCCCCTTTAGAAGCAAACGTACAAGATGCTACCTATATATATACATGGTATAAAGATGGTACTGAAATACAAGCTTCTCAAGTAGGTGGTTTTACTTATACCATTGACACAACCGATCCCGCTTTTGTAGGAGACTATACGGTAGAAGTAAAAGGAACAGGTATCTGTACGGAAACATCTGCTGCAGTTACAATTACAAATTCAGGAGCATTTACGGTTACCAGAAACAATAATGCTAACCTTGTAGTGCTTCCTTCTCAGTCTCAAACCTTAAGTATTACAACAAGCGCCAATTCACCAACATATGAGTGGTTTAGAAATGGTACTCCAATACCTAGCTCTAACAATTCTTCTTTAACCGTTAGCCAAGCTGGAACTTACCACGCCGCCATCACCCAAACAGGAGGAACTTGTTCATCTACTACAGTAAATTCTGAAGAGACAGAAATTGTGGCTCCTACAGCTTTCAAAACAGAAATAGCGTATGCTACTTCTTATGAGTCATGTACTAGTACGAGCATTGCTTTAACTGTTGACAAAATATATGCTGTGTTAACTGATTCGAGTGAAATTGATGTTACTGCAGACGTTGCTTCATCTTTTACTTATCAATGGCAGAAGGACGGAACTAACGTAGTGGGCGAAACTTCACAATCCATCAGTTTGACGAATAGCGATGAAAATGGAGACTACACAGTGAATACTGATTTAAGTGGAATGGCTACAACATCGAACAACTTGCCGGTACAACTAGCAAGCGAAGCTCTAACAATTAGTAGTACTAGTACCGTTTATTGTAGTTCTTCAGATGTAATTACTATATCAACTACTACAGACTTAACTTCTGAAACTTTTGATTGGGAACGTGATGGTGAAGCTATTAATTCCACAGATAGTTCTTTGTCAGTTACTCAACAAGGAACATACCGTTTGGTAATCAGAAAAGGTACGTGTTCTCAAGTATCAAATGAAATTAGCATCATTCCTTTAGACCCTGAGCTTATTACATTGGATGTTGATGGAGATGTTATTTTTCCAGAAGGAAGTTCTAAAACTGTAAATGCAAATGGTGGTACCGCCTATAGATGGTTAGATGCCAACAATATTGAAATAAGCAGTTCTTCTTCAGCAACTTTTACTACAGAGGGCAACTACTTATTGATTGCAAATATCGATAACTGTGAAATCAGTAAACCAATTACCGTAACCTATTTAGACCTATTTAATATACCTAACGTTATAACCCCTAATGGTGACGGCGCCAACGATCAATGGATACTACCGAATTCGTATTCTAATAAATCTGATGTGCGTGTAATCATATATAACGCCCAAGGAGAAGAAGTACTTAATTCAACCAACTACCAAAATAACTGGCCTGAGTCTTCAATTAGCTTCGCTAAGCAAAACATGGTTTTCTACTATGTAGTTAAAAATGACAGCGAGACATTGAAACAAGGTACCATAACAGTTATTAGATAA
- the gltX gene encoding glutamate--tRNA ligase, whose protein sequence is MSQRVRVRFAPSPTGPLHIGGVRTALFNYLFAKKHGGDFILRIEDTDQNRYVEGAEQYIINALNWCGLTFDEGPGLKGDYGPYRQSERKHLYKQYAEELIANGKAYYAFDKAEKLDFHRKDHEANGKTFIYNWHNRLKLDNSLSLTPEEVQKRLDAGEDYVVRFLTAPDEKLHLRDIVRGTIDIDTNVLDDKVLFKGDGMPTYHLANIVDDHLMEITHVIRGEEWLPSLALHQQLYDAFGWKAPEFAHLPLIMKPVGKGKLSKRDGEKMGFPVFPLTWNESKGYKEEGYFSEAVVNFLALLGWNPGTEQEIFSLDELVETFSLQRVNKSGARFDPDKTKWYNQQYLQSKDNKELADLYAEILVSKSVSIDDKSEDYLERVVGLIKERAVFVSDFWNLSDYFFEAPTSYNEKAAKKQWKEDTPDILNRLVIVLEGITDYTSENVETTVKAWIGEQELSFGKVMPPLRLVIVGDMKGPHLFDIMAMIGKEDSIARIQKAIADLA, encoded by the coding sequence ATGAGCCAAAGAGTACGCGTACGTTTTGCACCCAGCCCAACAGGGCCATTGCATATTGGTGGTGTCCGCACCGCCCTATTCAACTATCTTTTCGCCAAAAAACACGGTGGTGATTTTATTCTGAGAATAGAAGATACTGATCAAAACCGTTATGTTGAAGGTGCTGAACAGTACATTATAAACGCACTAAACTGGTGTGGACTAACTTTTGACGAAGGCCCAGGTTTAAAAGGAGACTATGGCCCATACAGACAAAGTGAGCGTAAGCATTTATATAAGCAATATGCAGAAGAGCTAATAGCCAACGGAAAGGCCTACTATGCCTTTGATAAAGCAGAGAAGCTTGATTTTCACCGTAAAGACCATGAGGCCAATGGTAAGACTTTTATTTATAACTGGCACAACCGTTTAAAATTAGATAACTCTCTTTCCTTAACACCTGAAGAAGTTCAAAAACGCTTAGATGCGGGTGAAGATTATGTGGTTCGTTTTTTAACGGCTCCAGATGAAAAATTACATCTTAGAGACATAGTTCGCGGAACCATTGATATAGATACCAACGTTCTCGACGATAAAGTTCTATTTAAAGGTGATGGAATGCCTACTTACCACCTTGCTAACATTGTTGATGACCATTTAATGGAAATTACCCATGTTATACGTGGTGAAGAATGGTTACCATCTTTGGCGCTACACCAACAGTTATATGATGCCTTTGGCTGGAAAGCTCCTGAATTTGCTCATCTACCATTGATTATGAAACCGGTAGGAAAAGGGAAACTAAGCAAACGTGATGGCGAAAAAATGGGTTTCCCTGTATTTCCGCTGACTTGGAACGAGTCTAAAGGCTACAAAGAAGAAGGCTATTTTTCAGAAGCTGTTGTTAACTTCTTAGCCCTTTTAGGATGGAATCCAGGCACAGAACAAGAAATTTTTAGTCTTGATGAATTGGTTGAAACCTTTAGTTTACAACGTGTAAACAAGTCTGGTGCTCGTTTTGACCCTGATAAGACCAAATGGTACAATCAACAATATTTACAAAGCAAGGACAACAAAGAATTGGCCGACCTTTATGCTGAAATTCTAGTGTCTAAATCAGTTTCAATTGATGACAAGTCGGAGGATTATCTTGAAAGAGTTGTTGGACTGATTAAGGAGCGTGCCGTATTTGTTTCTGACTTTTGGAACTTATCTGACTACTTTTTTGAAGCCCCTACTTCATACAATGAAAAGGCTGCCAAAAAACAATGGAAAGAAGATACCCCAGATATCTTAAACCGTTTGGTAATTGTATTAGAAGGAATTACCGATTACACGTCCGAAAACGTCGAAACCACTGTAAAGGCTTGGATTGGAGAACAAGAATTATCTTTTGGAAAAGTAATGCCACCACTACGTTTGGTAATTGTTGGTGATATGAAAGGCCCGCATTTATTTGATATTATGGCTATGATTGGTAAAGAAGATAGCATTGCCCGTATTCAAAAAGCGATTGCAGATTTAGCTTAA
- a CDS encoding DUF6327 family protein has translation MIPKKYTSFKQINQDLKILKLQQDIERENLKMQVQITKNSLYPTHLLGGFSGIIQKLTISMVAKKLLKKFN, from the coding sequence ATGATACCAAAAAAATATACTTCTTTTAAGCAGATAAATCAAGATTTAAAAATCTTGAAACTACAGCAAGATATAGAACGCGAAAACCTAAAAATGCAGGTTCAGATAACAAAGAATAGTTTGTACCCAACGCATTTATTAGGTGGTTTTAGTGGCATTATTCAAAAACTAACTATTTCGATGGTAGCTAAAAAGCTATTGAAAAAGTTCAATTAA
- a CDS encoding SPFH domain-containing protein, whose translation MGNLIWIPIIFFVIATVLSGVFIVKQQTAVLIETFGRFTSVRQSGIQFKIPFVQRISARMGLKIQQLDVIIETKTLDDVFVKLKVSVQYVVIKEKVYDAFYKLEYPHEQITSYVFDVVRAEVPKMKLDDVFVKKDDIAIAVKSELQEAMLDYGYDIIKTLVTDIDPDAQVKEAMNRINASEREKIAAQFEGDAARILIVEKAKAEAESKRLQGMGIADQRREIARGLEESVEVLNKVGINSQEASALIVVTQHYDTLQSIGEETNTNLILLPNSPQAGSDMLNNMVASFTASNMIGESMKKTQKEKKKE comes from the coding sequence ATGGGAAATCTTATCTGGATACCAATCATATTTTTCGTCATTGCAACGGTGCTTTCCGGAGTCTTTATTGTTAAACAGCAAACGGCCGTTTTAATAGAAACATTTGGGAGATTTACGAGTGTCCGACAATCTGGAATTCAATTTAAAATACCTTTTGTACAGCGTATTTCAGCAAGAATGGGCCTTAAAATTCAACAACTAGATGTAATTATTGAAACCAAAACTTTGGATGACGTATTCGTGAAACTTAAGGTTTCCGTTCAGTATGTAGTAATTAAAGAGAAAGTATATGATGCCTTTTATAAGTTAGAGTATCCGCATGAGCAGATTACTTCTTATGTATTTGATGTAGTACGTGCCGAAGTGCCTAAAATGAAGTTAGATGACGTTTTTGTAAAGAAAGATGATATTGCCATTGCCGTAAAGTCCGAATTGCAGGAAGCTATGTTAGATTATGGCTATGACATCATTAAGACCTTGGTAACGGACATAGACCCAGATGCACAGGTTAAGGAAGCTATGAATCGTATAAACGCCTCTGAGCGTGAAAAAATAGCCGCACAATTTGAGGGTGATGCTGCACGTATCTTGATTGTAGAAAAAGCTAAAGCTGAAGCAGAAAGTAAGCGACTTCAAGGTATGGGTATTGCTGATCAACGTCGTGAAATAGCGCGTGGATTAGAAGAATCCGTTGAAGTTTTAAACAAGGTGGGTATAAACTCTCAAGAGGCCTCTGCCCTAATCGTAGTTACACAACACTATGATACGTTACAATCTATAGGGGAAGAAACTAATACGAACTTAATTCTTTTACCTAACTCTCCACAAGCTGGTAGTGACATGCTAAATAACATGGTCGCGTCCTTTACCGCAAGCAATATGATTGGTGAATCTATGAAAAAGACGCAAAAAGAGAAGAAAAAAGAATAA
- a CDS encoding YtxH domain-containing protein has protein sequence MSNDSGNVLLAVITGAILGVGAGILYAPAKGEKTRKKIKKNALKTKDDISHRISQATDELTKTAEEKKVDFELKLEDTISNMSYKADDIIMSLENKLAELKKKNAQLQK, from the coding sequence ATGTCAAACGATAGTGGAAATGTTTTATTGGCCGTTATAACGGGAGCAATTTTAGGAGTAGGGGCTGGAATTTTATATGCACCGGCTAAAGGCGAAAAGACAAGAAAGAAGATTAAGAAGAACGCTCTGAAAACTAAAGACGATATCTCACACAGAATTTCTCAAGCAACAGATGAGTTAACCAAAACTGCTGAAGAAAAAAAGGTAGATTTTGAACTTAAGTTAGAAGATACTATTTCTAACATGAGCTACAAAGCAGACGATATTATCATGAGCTTAGAGAATAAGTTGGCCGAGTTAAAGAAAAAGAACGCTCAATTACAGAAATAG
- a CDS encoding PorP/SprF family type IX secretion system membrane protein — translation MKFVKYIALTLLAALTFGSVQAQEDDPVLLYSPASQNLLKFNRFLINPTFSTVQEDKSYINLLHRNQSVQFKDNDQTYFLSYSGRIGDKSGLGLSLYTQSVGAVSNIGVLANYAYGIKLSDKSNFTFGGNLAYYSTGLDQNSIDVIDLNDYSLTGTEDSNVLSFQPGFNISYGNIDFGVFAENLFDYNLKTSKSLTEFGDKTYSSHLQYTHHFDNNEGIMEGSRLMPIARVRMNGQNRLAAASEESQDMTYGGAVILDLPKLGWLQGGYDSFYGASAGAGFNINKRLSLGYTMEKGFGTNFDNFGVTHEISFAFSFTPNLTEDRVMLEDDYEDSLVDNEEVDKNDLVDNEEIEELKRKLAENDAIIQELMFRQDSLESNRQKDLENRFNMVMSMVRNETNGERPDLEDRAQNLFMGNNDRPAIASNDTQNSNSIPNSTLSASTSNNGGSTSKTPSNNINSNSSNNSTPTTTLASNNTTQSRPAIVKDKVQNNSTANSRTTSGTTSAVADRSDVKSRKFKNLEGVKDGYYVVANVYKGGQYMDKFMNKLNNDGFSSDYIDNPSNGLKYVYLERYDTWEEAVAAHNSGMNGAYDGAMWIMDVDNRYSNEAYASNVDKLKEKSAKYDTDVLRTNAVVKDQMVSNELDPKTHKIDGIGSGYYIIANVFANPKNANRFVKLLNSYGLSASYFINPDNNWRYVYLKRHQSWNNALLSYYTNLNDAYNDKMWIMRVKPNLLA, via the coding sequence ATGAAATTTGTAAAATACATAGCACTTACTTTGCTGGCTGCCCTGACGTTTGGAAGCGTTCAGGCGCAGGAAGATGACCCAGTTCTATTGTATAGTCCGGCGTCACAGAATTTATTGAAATTTAATAGATTCTTGATTAACCCAACCTTTTCTACCGTACAGGAAGACAAGTCGTACATTAACCTATTACATCGAAACCAATCGGTACAATTTAAGGATAATGACCAGACCTACTTCTTAAGCTACAGTGGTAGAATAGGAGATAAAAGTGGTTTAGGACTCAGTCTTTATACGCAAAGTGTTGGAGCTGTATCTAATATTGGTGTGTTGGCCAACTATGCCTACGGGATAAAGTTGAGCGACAAAAGTAATTTTACATTTGGTGGTAATTTGGCCTACTACAGTACGGGGCTTGATCAGAACAGCATTGATGTTATTGATCTTAATGACTATAGCTTAACCGGTACTGAAGATAGTAATGTCCTTTCATTTCAACCAGGTTTCAACATCTCTTATGGCAACATAGATTTTGGTGTTTTTGCCGAAAACTTATTCGATTATAATCTAAAGACAAGCAAGTCGTTAACAGAGTTTGGCGATAAAACATATTCTAGTCACCTTCAATATACCCATCATTTTGATAATAATGAGGGTATTATGGAGGGCAGCAGGTTAATGCCAATTGCAAGAGTACGTATGAACGGGCAAAACCGATTAGCGGCAGCAAGCGAAGAATCCCAAGATATGACTTATGGAGGTGCGGTTATTTTGGACTTACCTAAACTAGGTTGGCTACAAGGTGGCTATGACAGTTTTTACGGTGCATCTGCAGGTGCAGGTTTCAACATCAACAAAAGACTTTCCTTAGGATATACCATGGAAAAAGGCTTTGGAACCAACTTTGATAATTTTGGTGTTACTCATGAAATTTCATTCGCATTCTCATTTACTCCTAACCTTACCGAAGACCGTGTAATGTTAGAAGATGATTATGAAGACTCTTTAGTTGACAACGAAGAAGTTGATAAAAACGATCTTGTAGATAATGAAGAGATAGAAGAGCTAAAACGGAAATTAGCAGAAAACGATGCCATCATTCAAGAGCTAATGTTCCGTCAAGATTCCTTGGAATCTAATCGTCAAAAGGATTTAGAGAATCGCTTTAATATGGTGATGAGCATGGTACGCAACGAGACCAATGGTGAGCGTCCTGATCTTGAAGACCGCGCCCAGAATTTATTTATGGGTAATAACGATCGCCCTGCTATTGCTAGCAATGATACGCAAAACAGCAATAGTATACCAAATAGTACATTATCCGCGAGCACATCTAACAACGGTGGGTCCACAAGCAAAACACCTAGCAACAATATAAATAGCAACTCTTCTAATAATAGTACTCCAACAACTACCCTAGCTTCAAATAATACTACTCAGTCTAGGCCTGCTATTGTAAAAGATAAGGTTCAAAACAATTCAACTGCCAATAGTAGAACAACCTCTGGAACAACTTCAGCAGTTGCTGATAGAAGTGATGTAAAAAGTAGAAAATTCAAAAATTTAGAAGGTGTAAAAGACGGTTACTATGTAGTAGCCAATGTTTATAAAGGCGGCCAGTATATGGACAAGTTTATGAACAAACTTAATAACGATGGTTTTTCTTCGGACTATATAGACAATCCTAGTAACGGTTTAAAATACGTGTATTTAGAACGTTATGATACTTGGGAGGAAGCGGTAGCCGCACACAACAGTGGCATGAACGGTGCCTATGATGGCGCAATGTGGATTATGGATGTTGACAACCGCTACTCCAACGAAGCTTACGCTTCTAACGTAGATAAACTAAAAGAAAAATCTGCTAAATATGATACTGACGTACTACGCACAAATGCAGTAGTAAAAGACCAAATGGTATCTAATGAGCTAGATCCTAAAACTCATAAAATAGATGGTATTGGCTCCGGCTATTATATCATCGCCAATGTATTTGCAAATCCTAAAAATGCAAATCGTTTTGTAAAACTTTTAAATTCTTACGGGCTTAGTGCCAGTTACTTCATAAACCCAGATAATAACTGGAGATATGTTTATCTAAAAAGACACCAATCTTGGAACAACGCCCTCTTGTCCTACTATACCAACCTAAATGATGCGTACAATGACAAAATGTGGATTATGCGCGTCAAACCTAACCTACTAGCTTAA